The sequence aagtggatgcagtgctcctgtgctgctttacAAGGCTAGTGTAAAGTCACTGCTTGAAAGGCCAGGAGGTGTGACTGGGATTTGGAATGATAAATGCCCAGGTTCATCTCCTAAAGATGTAATACTTTGGAGTAATAAGAGAACAcacctgcagcctgcactgtactggagggggagagggatgggGGAGCCAACCtgtaaacagcagcagctcaggtaaCTCTTGGAGTCCTTTAATTAGCACTTCCAGTCTCTGAAGCCCAGCTTTGGCTGTTTAACTAGTCCAGAGGGACTGAGATGCTAAGTGTGGAACCGTGGGGATTTGCTGGAAACACAGTGACAACAACAGCAGAAAGCCCTTCAGAGAGGCAGTGCCATGGTGTCATATCAATATCATCCTGGGTTCAGCTCTACCCTGGGTCAATTGACAGGCTTGCTAATGCAGAGTGCAAGATTAATTGGCTTTGGTCAGCCTTTGCTTGGCTATCTGAATATCATTATCAGGAATGTAAATGATTATGCCATGCAGGAGAATGCCACAATAGTCTCAGTGTCTCCTTTTCTACTTGCCTCTTTTTCAGCAGGGCTTTATCTAAATGCAAATGTGATTTCAGCCTTCTGATTAGGACATTATACAGTCATCCTTTCCAGAAAGGCACAATTAGtggattattttatttctgaCTCAACAGTTCTTGGTTTAGATAGTTTGTTTGTTGTGCTATGCATGGTATTTAAATTATCAGAGGGAGATTTACATTATTAGTCAGGATTACAGCCAGACTTTGTGAGGTCGAGGGTgctgtggggttggttttttccccttggctGATAAAAAATGGTAACATTTGTGGGATTTCAGGGGGCTGGGTTTAGAACAAAAGCCAACAGCTCAGATTCTTACAATATCCATTGTCCTTTTTGTGCCAAGGGAGAGGGGCAGTTCCAGCAGTGACCGTGTGAGTTCTCCCATGTGGTGGAACGAACCAGCGCAGGGTTTAACCTTACCTGTTTGGGGCATCAATTCACTGTTGTGTTGTACTCATTCAGTATCTCACTGCTTACTAGTGGGTCAGCTCATGAGATGCTGTCTCATTATACAGCCATTTTACCAGAGCAGCCATCAGGTCTCCATGAGCTCTGGTAGACTTCCAGTGATGTTGATGCCCATGAAGCCTATTTTCATCTCTTACAATTAGTTGTGATAATTTCTTAtcagcagcccaggagatggTGTCCCTGGCAAGTACTTCCTTCAGGCAGTCATCTTTTTCTACTGAAGGCTAGAAAAGCTCTGTCTGAAGTGCCACCAGAGCCTTTCTTAGGGGCTGCCATGACACCCCTCAGCCATGACTCACCATCTTTCTGCAGGGCCTTAAAACTGGCCTGGTGCTCACAGATAAGCAGGTGGTGAGCTGTGTTGTGTGCTCTATTAGTCTACACAAAACCAGGCTCATATTACTGTCACCTCCTCCCCATTCCCATCCCACCTGTTTGGCTCATCTGCCTCATTCTGCCTCATCTTATGACTTGTCATTAGTCTGCCTTGTGGCAGAGGCTTTGTCATTAGCTGTGTGGATGTGTATATAGTGCCTGCCATGGGGGAGCCTGCATCCCTGACTGAAGGGGatgggcacagctccagcagagatATCAACACTAATAACTGCAAGGCAAGAGGTTCTGCCACAGGAACAGCTCCCTGCTTTTACAAGATGCTGCTTTTGACAGAAGATAGATTCCAAAAGTCAATAGAGCATAGATTTTTCTATATGAtcttcccctttgctctgctgagaccacacctcaaatactgcacccagtgctggtgtccccagcaaaaggacacagagctgttggagggagtccagagcaggccacaaagatgatccaagggctggagcacctctgctatgagttcaggctgagggagctgggggtgttcagcctggaaaagagaaggctccaggaggaccttggagctgccttccaatagctgaagggatcctacaggaaggctgcagagggaatttccctgagggtgtctagagacaggacaagggcagtggtttgcagctgaggcagagcagggttagactggagctgaggaagaagttcttcggtacaagggtggtgagactgtggaccaggctgcccagggaggctgtggatgcctcttgcctggatatgttcaaggccaggttgcatgagaccttgagcagctcagTCTAactgaaaggtgtccctgtctgtggtagggaggttggagtgggtgatttctgaggccccttccagcttaaaccattctttgattctatgatttcacccAGCCTTGAAGAGAAGAGCACAACTGGTGAGGTGCTCAGGTTTGGCTTTGCACTGTGCTCTTGTGGCAGGAGTAGAGCAGTGTTGCAGAGGCCACAGCCCTCAAGAGACAGACACCTTCTGCATGTTTGTTGTAGAATTCTTCACTTTGCATTGAAGCatcattctctctgtgcctAAATCATGAACACATCTtcagtgtgctgtgcagctgtaaaccagcacagctcctgtgagTGCCAGAGGGATGTGCTACTTGACATCTACTTCATTACagtctgggggctgggggggatttTGTTTAACTGCAAATGCAGATTGCAGTAGTTCCTTCCTCATTCTGATGGGCATCTTGTAGGTACAGAGTGAGGAGATCTTCCCCACTGCAAGAGGAGCTTAGACTACTCAagcacacagcccaggctggggcatcCTAGTCTGAAAGAAAATTGGCTGAGGGACTTAAATGACTTAagaaaaaggggtggggggataACCTAAATGGTGAGTAAGTATCATAAAGGGTGCTAAAATGATGCCATACACCTACTGCATTATTCAGTTATTTATTATCTTTATTCTTAAGAGTAATGATGTAAAAGTGCTTTTCCCCCCAAATGTTAATGTAGTTCTCTGCAGATGGTAACCATCTGTTAAATGACAAGGCAGTTAGTGTTTAATTAGCACTTCCTATAGCTTGGATGGACCTATTGTTACAATATGCAAGTGTAGGGAGGTGAAACTTGTTAGGTTTGTTCTTTTCCTGTTGCTGTtactaaaaagaaagaaaggagaggaaaaaaagggcattTCAGACCTGTCAATGATTTGGCCTCATTTCCCCCAGATTCATACAGACTATCTCGAGGTGAAGCCCTGCCTTCACAGGCCAGCTCCCAAGATGCTCCTGAGAGATTTGCTAGGAAGCAGTGTTAAATTCCAACACCACTTGCAACAATTTTGAGTGTCCTCATTCTACACTGTCACCATGTGGATGGACTCTTCTCCTTCCCACATAGAAAGCCTGAATGAATCCAAGAGTAAAGGCTTTGCAGGAAGGAAACTCCCCCAGGGCTGTGACACTGCTTTGTGTATGTACAGCAGCTTGTGCTGAGGATCTTTTATTTCAAGCTAGAAAAAGCTTTACTGTTGCAATGCAGCTTAATATCCCCATCATAAAGTGGTCTTGTATGAGCTGCACACAAGGTATTTTAATACCTTGACCTATAACTAACCTTCATCTGTCCATTAACTCGGCAAGCtcatttgtgttgtgttttcctCCAAAGTTTCCTCAAGTGATGCTGCTAAACCTTCATTTGCTGAGCCTGGTGGCATTATTGTAAAACTAATTAACACTTCTCAGTTTTTCAAtcagtcatagagtcacagaagggttcaggttggaagggatctcagagatcatctgctccaacctccccaccgtgagcagggacacctctcaactagactcactgcctgaggcctcatccagcctggccttgaacacccccaggcaggaggcagccacagccttcctgggcagcctgggccagagtctccccaccctcacatggaagaacttcttcctcagctccagtctaaccctgctctgcctcagcttcaaaccattcccccttgtcctatctctagaGACCCtcaggtctctctgcagccttcctgtaggatcccttcagctattggaaggcagctctaaggtccccctgcagtcttctctgggctgaccacccccagctccttcagcctgagcTCACAGCAGGCTAAATAAATGAAATCCCTCTTGATTTGTGGGGCTTTTGTTCCTGtttgcagcagctgagaagCTTGCAGATGGCTCCGCTGCGGCACGCGGAGCTGGTTcagacctccctgcagctgtaTCGCTACCTGCTCCGCTGCTGCAAGCAGCTTCCCGAGGAGAGCATCCGGCAGCATTACAGGCACGCCATCAGGCAGGTAAGGAGCACATTTCTGCTGGTGGAGTTTAGTGTTGTGAGGTTTCACTGAGTTTTAGCTCCTCCTACAGCTTGGGCCAACCTTCTCTAACTCCTGGCACTTCAACTGTTCTTCTGCAAGCTTGAAGCCTTAGTGGATCTGAAGggttctgctggagcaggtgaaggagcatctctttttgtttgctttgaggCTGAAACCTGCTTTCCTTGGCCTTCACCTCCAGTTCTTGAGTCAGTCAAGAGTGAACAATCAGTTCTTACTTACCTGAACACATCCTTTGTGGTGAACCTTGCTGGTTCCTTGTCAAGGATTTTTAATATCTCTCCATATCTATATCCATATCTGTCTATATATCTCCcacctccaaccccctcagctaGGTGAATGGCATTTAATTGTTTATATGGAGGTAATTCCATGCCTTTGAGCAAACCTGTTCTAGTTTTAACAGCAGGCAGTTTCAGTTCTGAATTGAAGttctttggggtgggtttttgttgctgGTGATGTATAAGCAGTGAATAGGAAATGATATCTGATAGGACTTCCTAGGGAAAGAGGTGCTGCTGTGTCTGTTTGCACCTCTTCAGATCAACAGTTTGTTTGCATCAGGTGTTTTCTCTGAGGTGTAGGTGAGGTCTGTCTGAGGGTGAGGCTGACTGCTCAGTGTGACGCtgtgaaccttgcagagcttCCGAGTTCACGCTGATGAAGACGATCCTGAGCGAATCCAGCAGATTATCAGGAGAGCCATTGAAGATGCTGACTGGGTCATGAATAAAGTAAGTGCATCAGATTGTCCAggctttgctctctctctctcagttcagatcacagggtgttaggggttggaagatctGGAGGTCTTGGAGTCCAACAGTTACAGATCAAAGAAGAGAATGTCAGAAAGCAGGTTAGGAAAAGCAAACTGCTGCCTTGTCCTGGGTGAAAGGAAAGAGCAAACCACCAGAGGTTTAGGATGGTGGTAGTTCTTGCCTAATAATTCTCCTTTGCTGAGGATAAACTCAGGTGTGTTTTTTAGAGTCAGTGATGCTTTAATTTGTTCTCTCTCTAAATCCATTTCCATGAAGAGTTCTATTCAGCAGTGGTGTCTGGTGTGACTCTGTTGTGGAAAAAGAAactatgagcacaggctgagggggctgggggtgttcagcctggagaagaaaggacTCCAGAGGaatcttagagctgccttccagtagctgaagggatcctacacaAAGCCTCTTCATGAGGCtctctagagacaggacaaggggcaatggtttgaagctgaggcagagcagggttaggctagagctgaggaagaagttcttcagtgtgagggtggtgagactctggaccaggctgcccagggaggctgtggctgcctcctgcctgggggtgttcaaggccaggctggatgaggccttgagcagctgagtctagttgagaggtgtccctgggcatggcaggaagTTGgggtagatgagctctgaggtcccttccaacctgagccattctgggattctaatATTCTGCAAGCCCCAGTCTGTCAGTGTGCATCAGCTGCTCTCCTAAAAGGAAGCTGTCCTCTCTTAGTTTACATCACCTCCCAGAATGGTTTCACTTTTCTCTCTCGGGTCttgcctgtggctgctcagaTCAGGATGCAGACCACACAGTGGCCAAATGGTTCCCTTGTGTCACAGTCACCACCCAGTGGGTGTGCCTCTTTGCTCTCACAGCCCTGAAAGTCACCACTCAAACTGCTGCCTTAGGTAGAAGAATGAAGATTATTCCCTGTGAAACAGCTGAGAGCCACCTGCACTTCCTTGGATTGCAATCTGATTAGGGAACATGATATGTTAGCATGGATTTCTCAGAGTGTAATGAAACAAGTCAAAAGTTCAGTTTGCTGTAAATATCTGTGATTTAATTTACTAAATGACTGTTAAGTCCTTCTCTCTGTCAGTCCATGAAATCCAAATGAGAATTGTTGGAGGAGCAGGCACAGATTAGTCATAGATTATAAAATTGTAGCAGCAGCCAAATCccagcacttgcagcctagtAAATAACTCTGCCTGAGCCTCATTCTAGTCTCCCTATAATTACAAA is a genomic window of Dryobates pubescens isolate bDryPub1 chromosome 13, bDryPub1.pri, whole genome shotgun sequence containing:
- the LYRM9 gene encoding LYR motif-containing protein 9, which produces MAPLRHAELVQTSLQLYRYLLRCCKQLPEESIRQHYRHAIRQSFRVHADEDDPERIQQIIRRAIEDADWVMNKYKKQK